A stretch of the Arvicanthis niloticus isolate mArvNil1 chromosome 30, mArvNil1.pat.X, whole genome shotgun sequence genome encodes the following:
- the LOC143440543 gene encoding vomeronasal type-1 receptor 4-like has product MMFTSNTLLGIFFISQLCVGVIGNSLLFMLYVYKFLVKASFSRPIDPIFLHLMIVNMLAILFALIPYITSSFGVHSFLDDAGCKAVAYIYRVTRAMSISTTSILSAFQAITITPSNSTWAGLKPKLWTWTFWSFLFSWFINLVIYVQLFETLIAKTNYTDVDYGYSHVYCGSLPLKYTIPGLFLSIIIIRDLLFLALIMWTSFYMVTLLYQHHKRTQHLHNPSLSSQRSPEHKATHTILLLVNCFVFFYLLNNFFTIYDSFCTRERLPGLGAIIAISATFYPTLCPFILMNSNKILSQYMSSLPVFKEPLVSNVIPRCSHEQI; this is encoded by the coding sequence ATGATGTTTACAAGCAACACCCTCTTGGGAATTTTCTTCATATCCCAGCTCTGTGTAGGTGTCATAGGGAACTCATTGCTCTTCATGTTGTATGTGTACAAATTCTTGGTCAAAGCTAGCTTTAGCCGACCTATTGATCCCATTTTCCTGCACCTGATGATAGTCAATATGTTGGCAATCTTATTCGCATTGATACCATATATCACGTCATCCTTCGGAGTACACAGTTTTCTGGATGATGCTGGCTGTAAGGCTGTTGCATATATCTACAGAGTTACCCGGGCTATGTCCATCTCAACCACGTCTATTCTAAGTGCGTTCCAAGCCATCACCATCACTCCCAGTAATTCTACATGGGCAGGGCTTAAGCCTAAACTCTGGACATGGACTTTTTGGTCTTTCCTGTTTTCCTGGTTCATCAATTTGGTCATATATGTGCAACTCTTTGAGACCTTGATAGCGAAAACCAACTACACTGATGTTGATTATGGATATTCTCATGTTTACTGTGGAAGTCTTCCACTCAAGTACACCATTCCAGGATTATTCCTGAGCATTATCATAATAAGAGACTTGCTCTTTCTGGCCCTTATCATGTGGACCAGCTTCTACATGGTGACACTTCTCTACCAGCACCACAAGAGAACCCAGCATCTCCACAACCCAAGCCTCTCCTCCCAGCGGTCTCCTGAACACAAAGCCACGCACACAATCCTGTTGCTTGTGAACTgctttgtgttcttttatttgttgAACAACTTCTTTACCATTTATGATAGCTTTTGTACACGTGAAAGATTGCCAGGCTTGGGGGCAATTATTGCAATCTCAGCAACATTTTACCCCACTCTCTGCCCATTTATACTGATGAACAGTAATAAAATTCTTTCACAGTATATGTCTTCCCTTCCTGTTTTTAAAGAACCATTAGTAAGCAATGTCATTCCCAGGTGTTCTCATGAACAAATCTAG